One window of Artemia franciscana chromosome 16, ASM3288406v1, whole genome shotgun sequence genomic DNA carries:
- the LOC136036991 gene encoding homeobox protein B-H1-like, which produces MTINNMNSAASSPKRAVSSASSEAAANEPDCTGSSNASKSKFMITDILGNSERRNEVPVSLLAQGHLLHHSLQLPFAGHPGLFLPYGRPLLFPNVEQSSDTTPKDLTLRKDESELSDFENEQNDDSDHDKNDASDDEDSIISKSGDERSENPRDSESSSQKNSSSLQKKSRKARTAFTDHQLGTLEKSFERQKYLSVQDRLELAAKLNLTDTQVKTWYQNRRTKWKRQTAVGLELLAEAGSFASLQRMYGGPSPYAWPYPTASLAAVAAATGQGPPPMNPATMDLYYRQAAAAAALQKPLPYRLYPSNPLGLGALPPISNSSNVAFGGLGPSASAGLSSLAATASLQSLYRTESS; this is translated from the exons atgacaataaataaCATGAACAGTGCAGCAAGCAGCCCAAAACGTGCAGTGTCATCCGCAAGCAGTGAAGCTGCAGCAAACGAACCTGACTGCACAGGCAGTAGTAACGCATCTAAGTCAAAATTTATGATTACTGATATTTTAGGGAATAGTGAAAGACGGAATGAGGTCCCTGTAAGTCTGTTAGCCCAAGGACATTTGCTCCACCATTCTCTGCAACTCCCGTTTGCTGGTCACCCAGGACTGTTCCTTCCATATGGAAGACCATTGCTGTTTCCCAACGTTGAGCAAAGCTCTGATACAACCCCGAAAGACTTAACTTTAAGAAAAGATGAAAGTGAACTCAGTGACtttgaaaatgaacaaaatgatGATTCTGATCATGATAAGAATGATGCTAGTGATGATGAAGACTCCattattt CTAAATCTGGAGACGAAAGATCTGAAAATCCACGTGATAGTGAATCAAGCTCTCAAAAAAACTCAAGCTCTTTGCAGAAGAAATCTAGAAAAGCACGAACAGCATTCACAGATCACCAGTTGGGAACCCTGGAAAAAAGCTTTGAAAGACAGAAATATTTAAGTGTTCAAGATAGATTAGAGCTGGCAGCAAAACTAAACTTAACTGATACTCAGGTCAAAACCTGGTACCAAAACCGGAG aacAAAATGGAAAAGACAGACCGCAGTTGGACTGGAGCTGTTAGCAGAGGCTGGCAGCTTTGCAAGTTTACAAAGAATGTATGGTGGGCCAAGTCCTTACGCATGGCCATATCCAACAGCAAGTCTTGCAGCTGTTGCAGCAGCCACGGGACAAGGTCCACCACCAATGAATCCGGCAACTATGGATTTGTACTACAGACAAGCTGCTGCAGCTGCAGCGTTACAAAAGCCTCTACCTTATAGATTATACCCTTCTAATCCACTAGGTCTTGGTGCTTTACCACCCATAAGCAATTCATCAAATGTGGCATTTGGTGGACTTGGACCTTCCGCCAGTGCCGGACTGAGCAGCCTAGCAGCAACTGCATCTTTGCAGTCTTTATATAGGACAGAAAGTTCTTGA